One genomic region from Evansella sp. LMS18 encodes:
- a CDS encoding ABC-ATPase domain-containing protein: MNKLENHLMKLDGKGYKALKSITGSYTGAFFKLHIDYVQGDPFASPSRIRVFVPFSETDFNKSHFDRKHRKTAFEHFFAKVTSQNIQNLPNPVKGTGKSGLVLIDTPGQQMLDRTAVRISERGIEFRLSVGLPARGRTVMGKQAANLLKQFIPSVIETTIRKYDREKLRRIISLSDEQNDIRKYIKENQLICFVGNGAVLPRISGVSDKPMRDKTVIPFRTPEEYAVTIPLSTGGELTGMGVPEGITVITGGGYHGKSTLLQAIEKGVYNHEREDGREYVITDESAMKIRAEDGRSIQNVNISPFINQLPFNKDTVKFSSPDASGSTSQAANIIEALEMRSSVLLIDEDTSATNFMIRDARMQKLIKKEKEPITPFIDRVRQLYTEKGVSTILVIGGSGDYFEAADHVIAMDEYLPYDRTGEAKEIAGQLKSGRVIESKDAIGSLMLRPAVRHKIAASLDRKGKVDSKGLHTILIGKNKLSLNAVEQLTDESQTRAIALMIKKIITETGPEEMIRSIDQLYREIEEKGLEAVSPFKDQHPGDLALPRKNEVAAAFNRVRI; this comes from the coding sequence ATGAATAAACTGGAAAATCATCTTATGAAACTGGATGGAAAAGGATATAAGGCGCTAAAATCTATAACAGGCAGTTACACAGGCGCTTTTTTCAAGCTGCATATTGATTATGTACAAGGAGATCCTTTTGCAAGCCCCTCAAGAATAAGAGTATTTGTCCCGTTTTCTGAAACAGATTTTAATAAGAGTCATTTTGACAGAAAACACAGGAAAACAGCTTTTGAACATTTTTTCGCAAAAGTAACGAGCCAAAATATCCAAAACCTTCCCAACCCGGTTAAAGGGACCGGTAAGAGTGGTCTTGTACTTATAGATACTCCCGGACAGCAGATGCTGGACAGAACGGCGGTAAGAATATCTGAAAGGGGTATTGAATTCCGGCTGTCAGTTGGGCTTCCTGCCCGGGGCAGAACAGTCATGGGAAAACAGGCGGCGAACCTTTTAAAACAATTCATTCCTTCTGTCATTGAAACAACAATCAGAAAGTATGACCGGGAGAAGCTTCGCCGAATTATTAGTTTATCTGATGAACAAAATGATATCCGTAAGTACATAAAAGAAAACCAGCTTATTTGTTTTGTTGGTAACGGGGCTGTACTCCCGAGGATCAGTGGAGTAAGCGATAAACCTATGCGGGATAAAACAGTAATACCATTCAGAACTCCGGAAGAGTACGCAGTGACTATCCCTCTGTCCACAGGCGGGGAACTAACCGGAATGGGAGTGCCTGAAGGAATTACAGTCATAACAGGCGGTGGATACCACGGCAAAAGCACCCTTCTTCAGGCAATTGAGAAAGGAGTATATAATCATGAACGAGAAGACGGCAGGGAATATGTAATTACCGATGAAAGCGCGATGAAAATCAGAGCGGAAGACGGACGGTCAATACAAAATGTAAATATCTCGCCGTTCATAAACCAGCTTCCGTTCAATAAAGATACTGTTAAATTTTCAAGCCCGGACGCCAGCGGAAGCACCTCCCAGGCAGCAAATATTATCGAAGCCCTGGAAATGAGATCGAGCGTCCTCCTGATTGATGAAGATACAAGTGCCACCAATTTTATGATCAGAGATGCACGGATGCAGAAACTCATAAAAAAGGAGAAAGAACCAATTACTCCATTTATCGACCGTGTAAGACAGTTATATACGGAAAAAGGTGTATCTACCATTCTCGTAATAGGCGGATCTGGTGATTATTTTGAGGCTGCTGACCATGTCATCGCCATGGACGAGTATCTCCCGTACGACCGGACGGGGGAAGCGAAGGAAATTGCCGGGCAATTAAAAAGCGGGCGGGTAATAGAATCAAAAGACGCTATTGGCAGCCTGATGTTAAGGCCTGCTGTAAGGCATAAAATCGCTGCTTCCCTGGACAGGAAAGGAAAAGTTGACAGCAAAGGGCTTCACACCATTCTGATTGGAAAAAACAAGCTTTCATTGAACGCTGTAGAGCAGCTGACAGATGAAAGCCAGACGAGAGCAATCGCCTTGATGATTAAAAAGATAATAACAGAAACCGGACCTGAGGAAATGATTCGGTCCATCGACCAACTGTACAGGGAAATCGAGGAAAAGGGGCTGGAGGCTGTTTCGCCATTTAAAGACCAGCATCCTGGAGATTTAGCTTTGCCGAGAAAAAATGAGGTTGCCGCGGCGTTTAACAGGGTCAGGATTTAA